The following DNA comes from bacterium.
CGGGATTCATGTTCCCGATCGCAAACATGCCCGAGCCGGTGCAATGGCTTACCGCAGTCAATCCGATGAGGTATTTTCTGCTGATCATCCGCACGGTGTTTTTGAAGGGAGTCGGACTGGACGTTCTATGGCCGCAGTACGCGTCGCTCTTTGCGCTCGGCATCGCCATTGCGTCGTTCGCGATATCCAGGTTCAGGAAATCAATGAACTGACGGATGGGAGCTATAATAGTCGCGGTCTTAAGGGGGCGCGCATGCTTTACTTCGCTTACGCGAGCAACTTGTTCAAGGCGCAGATGGCGGTCCGCTGCCGGCAATCCGTTCCCGTCCGCGCCGCGGTGCTTGAGGGCTACCAACTCGCTTTCGTGGGAGAGAGCGTCAGGTGGGACGGCGGGGGAACCGCAACGATAATTCCAAAGGAAGGCGCGTCGGTGCCCGGCGCGCTGTACGAGCTTTCCGTCACGGACGAGCGCTCGCTGGATCGGTTCGAAGGGGTGCCCACGGTTTACGACCGGCTGGAAATCGAGATAGACGGGGAAAAGGCATACACGTACATCGGGCGATCCACGGACTTCCGCCCGCCCAGTGAACGGTATCTGGACACGATCCGCAAGGGATACCGCGACTGGGGACATCCGGAGGATCCGCTCGACGCGATTATGACTCTCGAAGATTGCGGGAACTCCGAAAAGTCCAGATTCGCGGATCCTTAGGTGCCCTTGACGACCAGAATCGGGATGTCCCCGATCTCGTGCTGGACTACCGCGACCGTCGAGCCGAAAATCCAATCCTGCACCGCGCGGTGGCCGTGGCTGCCCAGAACCAGCAGGTCGAGCTTTTCCTCGGTGGCGATTTTGACCACGCCTTTGGCAGCGTTGCCGAATCCGAGCCTGTAACGTGCGGCTCTCCCGGACGCTTCGAGTTGCTGAACCAGATTTTTCAAGTATTCTTCGTCCTCGATCGCTTCCCTGTCTTCCGCGTAACCCTCGTACACCTGCGCGGTGGCGCTTTCCACTATGTGTATAAGTATCAGCTCCGCGCCGCACTGCGAGGCGATGGGCGCGGCCTTTTCCATTATCTTGATGTCGCTTTCCTTCACTTCGAGCGCGACGCCTATCTTTTTGTATTTGGGCGAAGCGGGCAGCTTTGCCAGGTCGAGGGAGGCGGGCTTTTGCGCCTTGGTTTCGAACAACCGCCGCAGAAGCGCACGGAACGTCACGAACCCCAATAATATCACCAGCCCGATTGCAAGCGGCACGACCACAAAATCCACCCACGGCCCCGCCTTTCTCCATTCGTTTATAACCTGGTATGCGAGCCACATGTTCAATCCGATGATGACGAACGCGCATGCCCAGGCCAATACGTTAACCCAAACCGGATTTGCGAACTTGCCCATCCTTCTTTTGTCGCTCGTGAAATCTATAAGCGGCACAATCGCGAACGGAAGCTGAAGCGATAGAATCACCTGCGATAGAATGAGCAGCTTGTACGTGCCTTCGCTTCCCGAAATCCCCACCACGATAACCGCGGGGACGACCGCGATCATGCGAGAAACCAGCCGCCTCGCCCAAGGCTGCATTTTCACCCTGACGAAGCCCTCAAGGACTATCTGGCCCGCGAGAGTGCCGGTGAGCGTGGATGATTGGCCGGCGGCAAGCAGCGCGACGGCGAACAACGTGGATGCCAGCGTGGTTCCAACAAGGGGCGCGAGCAGCTCGTGAGCCTGCTGGATTTCGGTGACCTCGATTCCGCGCGCGTGGAATACCGAAGCGGCAAGCGTAAGTATCGCCGCGTTGACGAAAAACGCCGCGTTGAGCGCGATCACGGTGTCTATCAGATTGAATCGCATCGCGGCGCGTTTGCCTTCATCGGTGCGTTCAACCGCGCGGCTTTGCACGAGCGCGGAGTGGAGGTAAAGGTTGTGCGGCATCACTGTCGCGCCGAGCATTCCGAGCGCGACGTACAGGCTGTCTCCATCGATGCTGGGAATGAATCCCGCAATAAGGTCTCCCATCACCGGCGGGGAAAGCAGCATCTCGACGAAGAACGACGCGCCCACAATAAAAACGAGTGAAAGAATGAACGCTTCGAGCTTGCGGATTCCCCAGTGCTGCAGCAGCAGTATCAAAAGCGTGTCCGCAACCGTTATCGCGATGCCCCATATCAAAGGCATACCGAAAAGCAGATTGAGTCCGATCGCGGTTCCGAGCACTTCCGCCAGGTCGCACGCCGCGATCGCGAGCTCGCACAAAATCCACAGCGGGATGTTGACAATAGGCGGATAGGATTCTCTGCAAGCTTGCGCAAGGTCGCGCCTGCCCGCGATGCCCATACGGGCGCACAGCGTCTGAAGAAGGACGGCCATCAGGTTGCTCATCAGAAGAACCCAAATGAGCTGGTAGCCGAAGCGCGCGCCGCCCTCCAGATCGGTGGCCCAATTCCCGGGATCCATATACCCGACGCTTACCAGGTATGCCGGCCCCATAAACGCGAAAAGCCGGCGCCACCAACTTCCGAAAGCAGGAATCTTGACGGTGGAATGAACCTCGGACAGCGACAAGTCGTGCGATTTCGCGGTGGTTGTCATCAGTATCTGGCGCCTCTGTTCGATTTCGTTTCGAGTAGATTGAAATGGGGAGAATCCAATTTAGATACGGGGCTTGCCAGCAAGGCGCGCGTTTCGTCGGGAAGCTCGAACCATCGCAGGAGAAACTCGTGAAGCCGCTCCGCCGTCTCGTCGGCCAATCCATGCTCGATAACGCAGGCGTCCCTTTCGGCGCGCGAACGTTCGAGCCCCAGCACGTCAACGAGCAAAACGACGATGTCGCGGTGACGGTGGCGCAATTGCTCGGCCACACGCCGTCCGGCGTCGGTCAGATGCACAAGCCCGCGCTCTTCCTGCACGGCGAAGCCGGCCGCGCGGAGCCGCGCGACGGTGCGGACGACCGTGGGCGGTTTGATCCCCATCTCGGAAGCAATGTCGGTCACGCGAACGCCCGCGTCGCCTTCCCCCGAAAGGCGGAGCATCAGTTCCAGATAATCCTGTTGCACCGGAGTAAGAGCGGAAGTCGGCACTTGTCACCCTGTTGCAATTACCCTTGGGTAATAGGCTTTATCGCATAAATTTTTTTATCCTTTTTCGATGCCCGGCGGAAGCGGTCCGGAGGCCGAGCTTGCGATATAATCGCTTGGCCAGCAGGATATTTTTGTCCGACGGAGCTTTTGCCGGGTGAGTTTACGTCGCAGATTCAGGCATTCCCCCAGCATCCAGGACGTCTTCAGACGGTACTTTCTGTCGTTCACTCTTGGGCCTCTGATTCTGCTCGGCCTATATCTGGGATGGCAGTTTTACGCCGCGCTTGAACGGACTGCGATGCGCACCATTGAAGCGGACAGGCACATCGCGTCCAATTTGGCGGAGGAGTTTTTCCGCGAAAGCATGGACAGGCTGGATTTGCTTTCCAAAAGGACGACAGTGCGGGCGCTTTTCGGCGAATACGCGAAAAACTCCGGGGACGAGGGCAGCATCCTTGCCGGCTTGGAGCGCGAATTCAAACTCTTCGCACTCGAGCCGGATTCCCATGTAATGGAGCTTTTGGTTTTCGACGGCGCGACCGGCGACTGCATAATGGACATGGTTTTCAGGCCGGAGTTATCCGCTGACTCTGTCGGAAAGAATTTCAGGGAAGAGAGGCTGTTCGAATACGGCAAAACAGGCAGTTACAATCCGCCCCTGGCTTTCGACCGCAGGCTTTCGCAGGTCGCGTTATCGCAGAGCACGCCGGTTGTCCTTCCGAGCGGAAGAAGCTTCGTGATTGCGCAGCACGTGGACGCCGTGGGCTGGCTTAAAAGAACGCGCAAGCTGTTCGAAAAGAGCTGGAACACGAGCATCGCAATATTCACGATTGACGGACGAAACCTGGAATGGTCCGAAAGCCAGTCCGCCACCGTCAGGGAGTCATTCGCGTACAGTCAGGCGATAGAGCGCGCGCGTCTCGGGGAAACCGACTCCGCGCGATACTGGAATCACACGGGGGTGCTCGTCCTAGGCAGCTTCACCGTGCTTTCGGGCAAGCAGGCAATCGTCGTGGCGGAACTGCCCCTCGCCGCTTTTGTGGAAGAGATGAAAAGCACGGCAATAATTCTCGGGCCGCCCCTGCTTGTCCTTTTCCTTTCCATTTTCATTTTGACTGCGCTTCAGGCGCGCAGATTTTCCCGCCCCCTGATCCAGCTTGTTGCGCGCTGCCGCGAAATCGCCGAGGGCGACTGGGAGCGGATGGTCGCGATAAGCGGGGTAATGGAACTTGAACTTCTCGGCAACAGCTTCAACGCGATGGCGCGCGATTTGTCCACCTCGTTCAAGGAACGCGAATCAATCAACAGGTCTCTGGAGGAGGCGAACCGGCTGTTAACCAAGAAAAACGAAGAGCTTTACGAGAGCGAAACCAAATACCGCGACTTGTACGAAAACAGCTTGGACGGGCTTTACACTTTCGATCCGGATACCGGAAAGTACATCATGTACAACCGCAAGTTCTGCGAAATAACCGGTTACAGTTTTGAAGAGCTGGGCGGAATCAGCGTTGACGATATCGTTCCACCGGAGGAGCGCGCGTACGCGGACGAGCAGCGGGAACTTCGCAGGCGCGGACAGAAGCTGGATTCCCCTTACGAGCTTTACATCAAGCGGAAGGATGGAACTTATATTTACGTGGAAGTTTACAGCAGGCCGATTCCGGGAAGCCATTGCTTTGCGGGATCCGTCCGAGACGTGACGGAGAGGGTAAAACTCGAAAAAGACATCATCGAAAAAAACCAGCAGCTTGAAAAGCTGAATGAAAGCCTGGAAACTCTGGTCCAGGAGCGCACAAGGACTCTGATCGCGCTTAAGGAGCTGCACGAAAAAATAATCGCAAACGCGCCGGTGGGGCTGATGGTGGTGGACACCGAGCTGGCCGTGACGTTCGCCAACGACCTTATTCTGAAGCTTTGCGCGCCGGGCAGGATGGCCGCCGAAATATTGGGGCGGCCGCTCGATACCGAACATCCCATTCTCCCCGACCGCGCCTTTGAAAAACTCGCGGATTGCCTGCGCGGCGAATCGTTCTACAGCGAGGAAATCAAGTTCACGCCGGAAGGCGAAGAAGGCGCGTCGTACCTGGACATATGGGGCGTCCCGCTCGTCGGAGAAAACGAGGAAATCGAAGGAGCGCTGGTCATCGCCGCCGATCGCACACGCCAGGTGCAGATCAGGGAAGAGCTGGTCAAAAACCGGCGGCTTGCCGCGACCGGACAGCTGGCCGCCAGCCTTGCGCATGAAATCAACAACCCTCTGAATTCGATTCGATACAACCTTGAGCTTGCGGAAATGGACCTCGAAGATTTTGCCGAAAAGCATGCCCAAAACGGGATAGGGGCAATCGAGGAGTACCTTCACACCGTCAACCGCGAAATCGACAGGATCGGCGACATAGTCCGCAACCTTCTCGACCTTCATCGTTCTTCAAGGCTGTCGCCGATTCCTCTGGACCTCAATGCCGTAATCAACGATGTCCTCGTTCTGATGCGCAAGCAAATTTTGGAGCAAGGCGCGAAAGTCGTGTTCGAGCCGAAACACGGATTGCCGGATATCAACGGATTGTCCGGCCCGATCAAGCAAATTGTCATCAACATGATTACAAATTCCCTGCAGTCATTCGATGAAAAGCCGGGCAGAATAGACATCGCCACCGGAAGCGAGGGCGATTTCGGCTACTTCGTTGTTTCCGACGACGGCTGCGGCATCCCGCCGGAAGTGCTCCCGCGGATTTTCGAGCCGTTTTTCAGCACGAAGGGCTTGTCGGGCGTGGGGCTTGGGCTTGCCATCTGCGAAAGCATCGTGAACCAGTTCGGGGGCAGAATCGAAGTCGAAAGCGAAGTTGGACAGGGTACGCGGTTTGCCGTATACTTGCCTCTCTACAAAGATGACGGAAAGTAATCCTGAAACTCCCACAATTCTGGTGGTGGACGACGAGCTTGAAGCGCTCAAAGCGATGGCGCAGCTCCTCGAGCGCCGCGGCGGCTACCGGACGCTCATCGCGGCCAGCGGCGAGCAGGCAATGGAAGTTATGGCCGCGAACAAAGTTGACATCGTCATCACCGATTTGCGGATGCCGGGAATGGACGGGCTTGAAGTTCTTCGCCGAATCAATACGGAGTACCCGGCGGTTGACGTGATAATCTCCACGGCGTACGCAAGCGTGGACAGCGCGGTGGACGCTTTGCGCAAAGGAGCCACGGATTACCTGCAGAAGCCGAACAAACCCAAGGAAATGCTGGAAAAAGTGCGGGAAATCCTGGAGCGCCGCACCAAAACAAAGCGGCGCGAGGCCGAATTGGAAGCCGTACGAAAGCGCGACGTAACGCGTGAAAGCGAGCTTCGAAAGGCCGGCGCAATCCAGCAACGATGGATTCCCCAGGGCTACCAGGGAAGGCACATCAGCCTGGTAACGGGATACCAGAGCGCCGAGGAGCTTTCGGGCGACTTTATGGACGTGGTCGAGCTGGACGAACGCAGACTGGGTTTCGTCGTGGGCGACGTCGTCGGCCATGGACTTCCCGCGAGCCTCCAAACGGGCATCGTCCAGCGCCTTATAAAAAAAGAGATGTTGGACGGCAAGTCCGCCGCGCAGGCATTCACTTCCATCAACTCGTTCCTTTACGACGAATACCACATGGACAGCGCCTTCACCGCTTTCGCGGGCGTGTTTGACGGCGAGGAATACGTTTTAAGGTACGCAATCGGAGGGCATCCCCCTCCGATTCAGGTCACTCCTGAAGGAAAATGCTCCTTCCTAGAAACAAGCTGCCCCGGACTGCTCGTTGTACCTTCGCACGAATACGTCGAGCACGTGCTTGCGCTTTATCCCGGAGACAGGCTTTGCATTTACACGGACGGCGTGGTGGAAACCCGCAACTCGGGAGGGGATTTGTTCAGCGAAACGCGCCTGGCCACATCGCTGTTAAAGCACGCGAAAAGACCCCTTTCCGGGCTTATAGCCGCGATCGAAGACGACGTTCGCGAATTCAGGGCGGACGCGCCGATAATCGACGATTTTTCGCTTATGCTTGTCGAAATTATTTGAACGATGAGTCCGGCAAGTTTTCCACATTCCATTTTCAAAGCAATGGCCGTCGCCGTGGTGTTTGCCGCGACCGTATGTTCCTCCGGCGCAATGTCCCGCTCGGGCGATGGTTTAAGTCTGACACCCGTCCTGCCCGCGAAAATCCGATGCGAGCCGGGGGAGTACATTTCCTTTTGGAGCCTACTCGGCGCTGGCGCAAACTGGACGGTTTATCCGCCAGAGCTCGGCGAAATCGCGGGAGGAGCTTTCCGGGGAGATGCTCCTGGAGATGGATTCATCCTTGGAAGGGACGGGGACAACGCCGCCGTCGCGTCGGTGAAGGTCGAAATACTCACGCCGAGCGACCATGATATTCTGGTCGGCATAAGAAACGAGCTTACAAATCACAACCTGTTCATCAACCACATGCGCGATTCATCAGCCGCTTTCGATCGCGCGAACGCGAAGGCGGCTGCGCTTACCGGAGATTACACCGACCTCGAGGTGCGGATTGCCGCGGCGAGATTGGATTGTGATGAAGCGTATAACCTTCTTTTGATCGCCATCGAATCGTATAAAACGGACAGAAAAACGTTATTTGAATTGTTGGATGAATACGCGACGATATCGCCGCCGGGATTCAAAAAACCGGCGCCGGAGGATAAAGGAAAATCGCCGACGGTGATTCTGCCATCCGGCTTCGTTTCGGACGGAGGCATTGTCGTGTGGCCGGAACCGGTTGCCTTATACACCTGGGACGACTGGCTCGACTTTGCGTCATTGAAGATGGACATCGAATCAATTCCGGATTACGCGAAGGACAAGCTGTCGTCGGCCGCATCTTCGCTGGTTGATAAAGCAAAGAACGTGAAAGCGGCCGCCGGGAATTATGCGAAATCGCTCTCGGCAGTTCTCGAATTGATCGACAGGCAGTCATCCCTACCGGAAGAAGCGTGGAATCTTCAAAAACAGCTGGATGCGGCGCGCGAATCCAAGCTGTCGGCCTTGTACGGACTCAAAGAGCACGACAGAAGGGTGGACGAATACAAGTTGTGGTACAGGTTCAGGCGGTGGATCGAATCGCGAACCATTGTCGGCAAATCGGAGCGCGACCGGGAATTCGCGATTGATACCCAAGCCTTCCAAACCAGCCTGGAAATTTATAAGAAGGAATTGGCGGACAGCCTCGCCGCTTTGGAAAAAATCGATGCGCGTGTTGAATCCGCGCCCGCGCCGTTGCACCCGGAGCAGCTGCCTGAATTGCCTTTATCCGCCGAAATGAGGCGGCTCGTTTCGGATCCGCAAAGTTACTTCGGGCGGGGCGGATTGCTTTCATTGGAATCGCTCGACCGACTTACGAAATGGATTGAAGGGACAAGCGCGGGGCAGGTTCATGAAAACACGGGCGAAATCGCCGAGCCGGCAATCCCCGCGGGCGCGATAACCGCCGGCGGCTTGTCGGTCAATCCGATCACGCGCGAGGATTTTGCATCGCTTGAGATGATCAATCCGGCGAATTTCATCGCCGTTGCGGCGGATGCGGATTCTCTCGCAAACGCAGCCGGGCCGGAAATTCCAAGACTGCACTCGACGGACAAGCCCGTGGAGTCGGCAAGGCGCAGGCGGTTCAAGGATTTCCTGGATATGCTTCAAAATTACAACCATGAGAGCGCAAAATGGATAGAAAAAAAGATAGCGACGCGGCTCAAAGAGGCCGTCGCCAGTTCGCTTTCCACGGTAGACGCGATTTTGTCGTACATGGACTGGCGCAGAGGGTACATCACGCTTGCGCATTCGGGGGACTTGGATCGGCGGATGGCACTGGAAAGGCTTGACAGAGTCTGGCGGGAAGCCGGTGCAGGGCGAGCGTTGACCCGTAACGAGTTTTTGGATCTTTGGCGCACGCTTACATCCGTGGACGAGGGAGTCCCCCTGTCAAAAGCGCTTCTCGACGATGCGTTTGGACAGGAAGGCGGCTATTATTCCGGCGGCGGAAACCAGCGGGAGGATGCCCGGAATCATCCGCACGATTGAAATTTCAAAAACCGGGCGCTAGTAAAAGCTGCGGTAAGTCAACGGATCTTCGATAATCGCCTGGGTTCCAAGGGCGACGGACAAAAGCGGCTCCTGCGACACTTTGGTTACAATTCCGGTGTCTTTGCTGATAAGCAGGTCTATGTCGCGCAACAGCGCCCCCCCCCCGGTGAGCATTATCCCCTGCTCGATGATGTCCGCCGCAAGCTCCGGAGGCGTGTCCTCAAGCGTTTCGCGCACCGCTTTGAGAATCAAGTCTATGTTCTCCTGCATGGCCTCGCGCACTTCCGCGCTGTTTATTTCAAGGCTCTTCGGGAGGCCGGTAACCTGGTCCATGCCGCGTATTTCGGTCGTCAGCACTTCGCTTGACGGATGCGCGCATCCGATTTCGATTTTGATTCGCTCCGCGGTGCGCTCTCCAATCTGCAGGTTGTAGCGCTTGCGGGCGTAGTCCATTATCGAGCGGTCTAGCTCGTCTCCCGCGACGCGGATGGAGGTCGAAGTCACGATGCCCTCCAGGCTGATCACGGCAACCTCGGTCGTGCCGCCGCCGATGTCCACGATCATGTTGCCGGACGCCTCCGCGATGTCCATGTTGCATCCGATCGCGGCGGCCATCGGCTCCTCGATCAGGTGCGCGTGGCTCGCGCCGGCGTCCATGCACGCCTTCCAGACCGCGTCGCGCTCAACGTTCGTTATTCCGCTCGGTATTCCTATCACGACCCGGTACTTGAAAAGAAAGGTAAGAGGCTTCGCCCGCTTCGTGGCTTTGCGGATGAAGAAAGTGAGCATCGCCTTGGTTTTGTCGTAGTCGGCGATCACCCCGTCTTTGAGCGGCTTCATCGCGACGATGCGCCCGGGAGTCTTGCCGATCATGTTTCGCGCGTCCTCGCCGACCGCGAGCACCTCGTCCGTGCGCGTGTCGATCGCGACTACGGACGGCTCGCGAAGCACGATGCCGTGGCCCTTAACGTAAATGACGGTGTTGGCCGTGCCCAGGTCGACGCCGATCTCGTCGCGCATCGAAAAAACCCAGTCGCGGAGTCCGCCGAAGAGCATTTCGCGTTTACCGCATCCTCATTTCAGCCAGAAGTCCGTTAAGGTATAACACCGCCGCAAGCCTGGAAAGCGGGCTTTCCATTCCCTGGAACGTGGGAGGAAGCTTCGTCAATCCCGGATTCATGAAGAAATCCCAGAAGCTGGGGGGAGGAGGCTCGCGAAGCGTCAAATCCTCGTCGCAAAGCTCCTCGAGTTTCGCGAACGCGTCGTCGAAGCTCCCGACCTCGTCAATCAGGTGCAGCTCTTTGGCCTGCTCGCCGGTGAAAACCATGCCGGTTGCAATTTTGCGCACTTCCTCGACGGCGAGATTGCGCCCCTCGGCGACGCGCCCGATGAATTGCTCGTGCACCTCGTCCAAAAGCGCCTGAAGCATCGCCTTTTCTTCCGCGGTCATCGGACGGTTGATCGAGCCGATGTCCTTATCTTTGCCGGCCTTGATGGTCGTCGTGCCGATTCCCAGCTTTTCGAAAAGCCCGGAGAATTCCATCCCTTCGAAAATCACGCCGATGGAGCCGGTCAGTGTGCTTTGATTCGCGTAAATGAAATCTGCGGCCGTCGCGATGTAATAACCGCCGCTCGCCGCGACGTCGCCCATTGAAACGACGACTTTCTTCTTTTCCTTCGCTTTGCGGAGCGCGCTCCATATTTCATCGCTGGCCGCCGCGCTTCCGCCCGGGCTGTCAATGCGGACGATTATTCCTTTGATGGAATTGTCATCAACGTACTCGTTGATCTCCTTGACGACGCGCATGGAAGATACCCCGCCAGAGCCGCCGAACGCGCCTCCGTCCCCGCCGCTGGCCATTATCACGCCCTCGATAGTTATAAGGCCCGCCTCCGCGCCGCCGAAGGACATGGACGGCCTTGCGAATCCCTCGCCCGAACGCATCAGCGCCGTTCCCCCTATCAGCAGGGCGCAGACAATCGCAAACACGAGGAGAGCGTTGAAAAATCTCACGTTTTGGCGCATATTTCCACCTCGGACGGATTATAGCCCACTAGAGCACCACCGAGTCTTTGTCGTAGCGCACGGACTTGAACCGGAACAGCCTGTAATCGGCCCCCAAATCTATTCCGGCCTTTTTGGCCGCCGATTCGAGCTGCTTTTCCACGGTGTCAATTCCGGGCTGGTTCGGGAGCATGACGGCGCGTTTCTCCCCCTGCTCAAGCACTATTCCGAACTCCGCGGGATCGAGGACTTCCTTCGTGCATTCGCGCGGCCGCTCCAGCACGTCAACTGTGATTTCGAGCGAGTCCAATTCCTTCAATGTCACAGGCGGAAAACGCGGATCCTTGGTGGCCGCCAAAATCGCGTTGGAGATAATCTCCACACCGAGCGTGACTTCCTTGTATTCCACGGAACCCATGCAGCCGCGCAGCTGCCCTTTTTTGTGAAGCGTGACGAAACAGGCGGACTTGCCTTCGAGAATCTTGTAATACGCATGCGGCGGCGATATCCGGACGCGCGCCTCCAGGTACGACTTTATGGCGTCGTATGCAAGCTGCACGAGCGGGTTGTGAATCTTAATTTGGGCTTCCACCCTTCACCTCGATTTGAGCAACCAAGTATCCCACGCCGAACGGATCCTCGTATGAAAGCACACAAGGCGCGGCTTCGGCGCGGGAATAAAATCCCATTCCGGCGGCGAAACTGGGGGCACCGCACTGCATCGCCTTAACCAGCTCCGGTCCCGAAATTGACAGTATAGCGTCCGGATGCCAATCCCGCACCGCCGCGACCACTATTTCGTCAAACTTTTTTCCCCAAGGATCGTACTCGCGTCCCATTCCTTTCCTCGTACAATGGCTCAAATCGCCGCTGGCCACCCAGCTTAACCGCTTGGCCGGGAAGGCTTTTTGGAGAGCTTCCGCCAGCGCCGCGCCGAACTGGAAGCAAGCGATAAGCGGCGCCCATGCCAACGAAATAGGCAGAACGACCGGCCGGTACCCAAGTCTCGCCGCGGCGTCGAGGAACACCAAATAGCCCCAGTCAAGCTCGCCGGATTTGATTTCGTGGGTCTCAAGCGGTAATACCGCCGCAAGAACCGCCGCCGCAAGCTCCGGCGAGCCATCTACGGAGCGAGATACATCGGGGCATCCAAAATCGGCGAAATCGCCTCGCAGCTTTGCAGCCGAGACCACTCCCGCCCTGCCGTGCCGCGCCCGCGGATGGTGCGGCCCGCTCATTATCACGACATCCGGCGAGGCGTCCCCAACGCGCGCGGCAAGGCGCGAGAGCGCCTCGGAAGTGGCCGCAACTTCGGCAAGCCTGTCGCAGCCAATTTCTGGAACGAGAACCGGGGGGTGCGGCACGATGCCGCCGGTCACAAGCATCGGATGCGCCCTGAACCGGGCAGAACTATTTTAGCAAAGTCAGCAAGTTCGGTCCGCGCAAATCCCGCAAAGACGCCACCGCAAGTGCTCCTAAAATCAAGAGAGGTCGCGGCCCGCGCGCGCGACCCGTCACCCGAACCGCACCCTGTCCAGCGGGATAACCGGGCCGTTGCGGCATGTCGTTATTCGCTTCTCCGTTCCGTCCTCGTCCACGACCGTCGCCACGCATCCGAAGCACGCGCCTATTCCGCACGCCATCCGCTCCTCCAGCGACGCCTCGCCCGCAACCCGCCCCGCCGCCGTCCGCTGCACCGCCGCCATCATCGGGGTCGGCCCGCAGCATGCGACGTAGTCCAAATTTTCGTTTTCCAGGCAATTCGCGAGCAAGTCCACGACCGAGCCATGATGCCCGAAGCTCCCGTCATCCGTTGAGTATTTTGGAGCCATTTTTTCGCGTTCGAACAAAGGGATGCAAAGCGCCTCTTTTTTTCTGGCGCCCATGAAGAATTCCACCCGCACTTCCGGCCGCGTTTCACGCAATTTCCGGGCGAGAAAGATCAGCGGCGCGTTGCCCACGCCGCCCGCCACGAGCGCAACCTTGCGGGCGCCTTCGGGCAC
Coding sequences within:
- a CDS encoding gamma-glutamylcyclotransferase produces the protein MLYFAYASNLFKAQMAVRCRQSVPVRAAVLEGYQLAFVGESVRWDGGGTATIIPKEGASVPGALYELSVTDERSLDRFEGVPTVYDRLEIEIDGEKAYTYIGRSTDFRPPSERYLDTIRKGYRDWGHPEDPLDAIMTLEDCGNSEKSRFADP
- a CDS encoding metal-dependent transcriptional regulator, whose product is MPTSALTPVQQDYLELMLRLSGEGDAGVRVTDIASEMGIKPPTVVRTVARLRAAGFAVQEERGLVHLTDAGRRVAEQLRHRHRDIVVLLVDVLGLERSRAERDACVIEHGLADETAERLHEFLLRWFELPDETRALLASPVSKLDSPHFNLLETKSNRGARY
- a CDS encoding PAS domain S-box protein, with translation MSLRRRFRHSPSIQDVFRRYFLSFTLGPLILLGLYLGWQFYAALERTAMRTIEADRHIASNLAEEFFRESMDRLDLLSKRTTVRALFGEYAKNSGDEGSILAGLEREFKLFALEPDSHVMELLVFDGATGDCIMDMVFRPELSADSVGKNFREERLFEYGKTGSYNPPLAFDRRLSQVALSQSTPVVLPSGRSFVIAQHVDAVGWLKRTRKLFEKSWNTSIAIFTIDGRNLEWSESQSATVRESFAYSQAIERARLGETDSARYWNHTGVLVLGSFTVLSGKQAIVVAELPLAAFVEEMKSTAIILGPPLLVLFLSIFILTALQARRFSRPLIQLVARCREIAEGDWERMVAISGVMELELLGNSFNAMARDLSTSFKERESINRSLEEANRLLTKKNEELYESETKYRDLYENSLDGLYTFDPDTGKYIMYNRKFCEITGYSFEELGGISVDDIVPPEERAYADEQRELRRRGQKLDSPYELYIKRKDGTYIYVEVYSRPIPGSHCFAGSVRDVTERVKLEKDIIEKNQQLEKLNESLETLVQERTRTLIALKELHEKIIANAPVGLMVVDTELAVTFANDLILKLCAPGRMAAEILGRPLDTEHPILPDRAFEKLADCLRGESFYSEEIKFTPEGEEGASYLDIWGVPLVGENEEIEGALVIAADRTRQVQIREELVKNRRLAATGQLAASLAHEINNPLNSIRYNLELAEMDLEDFAEKHAQNGIGAIEEYLHTVNREIDRIGDIVRNLLDLHRSSRLSPIPLDLNAVINDVLVLMRKQILEQGAKVVFEPKHGLPDINGLSGPIKQIVINMITNSLQSFDEKPGRIDIATGSEGDFGYFVVSDDGCGIPPEVLPRIFEPFFSTKGLSGVGLGLAICESIVNQFGGRIEVESEVGQGTRFAVYLPLYKDDGK
- a CDS encoding rod shape-determining protein encodes the protein MRDEIGVDLGTANTVIYVKGHGIVLREPSVVAIDTRTDEVLAVGEDARNMIGKTPGRIVAMKPLKDGVIADYDKTKAMLTFFIRKATKRAKPLTFLFKYRVVIGIPSGITNVERDAVWKACMDAGASHAHLIEEPMAAAIGCNMDIAEASGNMIVDIGGGTTEVAVISLEGIVTSTSIRVAGDELDRSIMDYARKRYNLQIGERTAERIKIEIGCAHPSSEVLTTEIRGMDQVTGLPKSLEINSAEVREAMQENIDLILKAVRETLEDTPPELAADIIEQGIMLTGGGALLRDIDLLISKDTGIVTKVSQEPLLSVALGTQAIIEDPLTYRSFY
- a CDS encoding Nramp family divalent metal transporter — translated: MTTTAKSHDLSLSEVHSTVKIPAFGSWWRRLFAFMGPAYLVSVGYMDPGNWATDLEGGARFGYQLIWVLLMSNLMAVLLQTLCARMGIAGRRDLAQACRESYPPIVNIPLWILCELAIAACDLAEVLGTAIGLNLLFGMPLIWGIAITVADTLLILLLQHWGIRKLEAFILSLVFIVGASFFVEMLLSPPVMGDLIAGFIPSIDGDSLYVALGMLGATVMPHNLYLHSALVQSRAVERTDEGKRAAMRFNLIDTVIALNAAFFVNAAILTLAASVFHARGIEVTEIQQAHELLAPLVGTTLASTLFAVALLAAGQSSTLTGTLAGQIVLEGFVRVKMQPWARRLVSRMIAVVPAVIVVGISGSEGTYKLLILSQVILSLQLPFAIVPLIDFTSDKRRMGKFANPVWVNVLAWACAFVIIGLNMWLAYQVINEWRKAGPWVDFVVVPLAIGLVILLGFVTFRALLRRLFETKAQKPASLDLAKLPASPKYKKIGVALEVKESDIKIMEKAAPIASQCGAELILIHIVESATAQVYEGYAEDREAIEDEEYLKNLVQQLEASGRAARYRLGFGNAAKGVVKIATEEKLDLLVLGSHGHRAVQDWIFGSTVAVVQHEIGDIPILVVKGT
- a CDS encoding fused response regulator/phosphatase produces the protein MTESNPETPTILVVDDELEALKAMAQLLERRGGYRTLIAASGEQAMEVMAANKVDIVITDLRMPGMDGLEVLRRINTEYPAVDVIISTAYASVDSAVDALRKGATDYLQKPNKPKEMLEKVREILERRTKTKRREAELEAVRKRDVTRESELRKAGAIQQRWIPQGYQGRHISLVTGYQSAEELSGDFMDVVELDERRLGFVVGDVVGHGLPASLQTGIVQRLIKKEMLDGKSAAQAFTSINSFLYDEYHMDSAFTAFAGVFDGEEYVLRYAIGGHPPPIQVTPEGKCSFLETSCPGLLVVPSHEYVEHVLALYPGDRLCIYTDGVVETRNSGGDLFSETRLATSLLKHAKRPLSGLIAAIEDDVREFRADAPIIDDFSLMLVEII